A genomic stretch from Hoplias malabaricus isolate fHopMal1 chromosome 4, fHopMal1.hap1, whole genome shotgun sequence includes:
- the fgf23 gene encoding fibroblast growth factor 23 — protein sequence MRSVAPVWHLKLRLQLSSLVALWLAVTALRGCDSAPNASPLQSSGWGNPRRFIHLQTSTELSNFYLEIGLNGHVRKTTHRGSYSVILLKAEARDRVAIYGVKSSRFLCMDAEGNLFTSTVCIREDCLFHHKLLENHRDVYYSTKSGILVNLDGLKHSFSMGQNLPRSSLFLSEKNTVPLERLKHKERKNRQVDPADPLRAYGVAAEEESDSRAVHEEDTERELEPLEDRTSREAGALLAPSDDDPWEATHSRNPASPRMSAVVG from the exons ATGCGCAGTGTAGCTCCTGTGTGGCACCTGAAGCTGAGGCTGCAGCTCTCCTCGCTGGTGGCGCTGTGGCTGGCGGTGACCGCGCTACGGGGATGTGACTCCGCTCCTAACGCGTCTCCGCTGCAGAGCTCCGGCTGGGGAAACCCCCGCAGGTTCATCCACCTCCAGACCAGCACCGAGCTCAGCAACTTCTACCTGGAGATCGGCCTCAACGGGCACGTGCGCAAAACCACGCACCGGGGCTCGTACA GTGTTATTCTGCTGAAAGCCGAGGCCCGGGACCGTGTGGCTATATACGGAGTGAAAAGCAGCCGGTTCCTGTGCATGGACGCAGAAGGGAATCTCTTCACTTCG aCGGTGTGCATTAGGGAGGACTGTCTGTTCCACCACAAGCTGCTGGAGAATCACCGCGATGTTTACTACTCCACTAAGTCCGGGATCTTGGTGAATTTGGACGGGCTGAAGCACAGCTTCTCTATGGGGCAGAACCTGCCGCGCTCCTCGCTGTTCCTGTCGGAAAAGAACACCGTTCCGCTGGAGCGCCTGAAGCACAAAGAGCGGAAGAACCGGCAGGTGGACCCGGCGGACCCCCTCAGGGCGTACGGGGTCGCGGCAGAGGAGGAGTCAGACTCGCGCGCTGTGCATGAAGAGGATACGGAGCGTGAGCTGGAGCCCCTCGAGGATCGGACATCCCGAGAGGCAGGCGCGCTGCTCGCGCCCTCAGACGACGACCCCTGGGAGGCGACCCACTCCAGGAACCCCGCAAGTCCCCGGATGTCAGCAGTAGTCGGCTGA